Proteins from a single region of Cystobacter fuscus DSM 2262:
- a CDS encoding CCA tRNA nucleotidyltransferase: protein MPALLIDAPVPPPIRKVIERLREEGHAAYLVGGCVRDTLRGVAPKDFDVASSAWPEEVQRAFPKVIPTGIQHGTVTVLMGGVHVEVTTFRSEGDYHDGRRPNTVTFERDIAKDLARRDFTINAMAWDPAGGHFVDPFGGQEDLGRRLIRCVGSALERFSEDGLRPLRAVRFAAVLDFTLDPATQAAIPPSLPVFRKVAIERVREEFVKLLLSRRAEFGLELLADTGLLGVFLPELAQAEPEAAHRARAAAIAAPAEAELRMAALLADLVEPPRAEEIGVRLKFPTKCIEHIRLLVTHARVEHLVGAPDPVLRRLLAKVGLAQLEGLCAVARARLQVREPARMPEFEALLERLRALAATKPPLSPKELALNGGAIMSALGVGPSPMVGEATRFLMEQVLDEPSRNTPETLRELLTGWRQARGA, encoded by the coding sequence ATGCCCGCCCTCCTGATCGACGCCCCGGTTCCCCCGCCCATCCGCAAGGTCATCGAGCGGCTGCGGGAAGAGGGCCATGCCGCCTACCTGGTCGGCGGGTGTGTCCGGGACACGCTCCGGGGCGTCGCGCCCAAGGACTTCGACGTCGCCAGCAGCGCGTGGCCCGAGGAGGTGCAACGCGCCTTCCCCAAGGTCATTCCCACCGGCATCCAGCACGGCACCGTCACCGTGCTCATGGGAGGCGTGCACGTCGAGGTCACCACCTTCCGCAGCGAGGGCGACTACCACGACGGCCGCCGCCCCAACACCGTCACCTTCGAGCGCGACATCGCCAAGGATCTGGCCCGGCGCGACTTCACCATCAACGCCATGGCGTGGGACCCCGCCGGAGGGCATTTCGTCGATCCCTTCGGGGGACAGGAGGACCTGGGCCGGCGGCTCATCCGCTGCGTGGGCTCGGCGCTCGAGCGCTTCTCCGAGGATGGGTTGCGCCCCCTGCGTGCCGTGCGCTTCGCCGCGGTGCTCGACTTCACGCTCGATCCCGCCACCCAGGCCGCCATCCCGCCCTCGCTTCCGGTCTTCCGGAAGGTGGCCATCGAGCGGGTGAGGGAAGAGTTCGTCAAGCTGCTGTTGTCCCGGCGCGCGGAGTTCGGGCTGGAGCTGCTCGCCGACACGGGTCTCCTGGGAGTCTTCCTGCCCGAGCTGGCCCAGGCGGAGCCCGAGGCCGCCCACCGGGCCCGGGCCGCCGCGATCGCCGCCCCCGCCGAGGCGGAGCTCCGGATGGCCGCCCTGCTCGCGGACCTCGTCGAGCCCCCGCGGGCCGAGGAGATCGGCGTCCGGCTCAAGTTCCCCACCAAATGCATCGAGCACATCCGCCTGCTGGTGACGCACGCACGCGTCGAGCACCTCGTGGGGGCACCGGATCCCGTGCTTCGCCGCCTGCTCGCCAAGGTGGGGCTCGCCCAGCTCGAGGGGCTGTGTGCCGTGGCCCGGGCCCGGCTCCAGGTGCGCGAGCCCGCCCGGATGCCGGAGTTCGAGGCCCTCCTGGAGCGTCTGCGCGCCCTGGCCGCCACGAAGCCGCCGCTGAGCCCCAAGGAACTCGCGCTCAACGGCGGGGCCATCATGTCCGCCCTGGGGGTGGGGCCCTCGCCGATGGTGGGGGAGGCCACGCGCTTCCTCATGGAGCAGGTGCTCGACGAGCCCTCGCGCAATACACCGGAGACCCTCCGGGAGTTGCTGACGGGCTGGCGACAGGCGCGTGGGGCCTGA